From the Daphnia magna isolate NIES linkage group LG3, ASM2063170v1.1, whole genome shotgun sequence genome, one window contains:
- the LOC116919798 gene encoding little elongation complex subunit 2 — protein MEGFLTINWDKAVDESSSFFSRDVFDNCSAAFHAIHRIPQSPWPHDEQGSMKNNSRGASGKTWSPCHLKRIAVESVGGQGKTLKIQPPAPFPRKSVLNVFEQKDYLFAIIRVMRSFMIAIPADADDFIRIKEMQIKLRDEIQEFQKLAQTIMENNPSAYLSLNPGIARYVNEMWETQLASVHLYPSFYKLIGNIILVPKENMITLDMTLERTVLELGRIPCQIFPPLNTLIKIQRNYKIINNRYPANVLESEQMSNDENAVKLATKYGVKIVVSAKALRSLAGNVGPLFRRSWDIPFTIKEVNFHGEVNKVIFIDEPLPPSEMSAVEKNALFNRMAIKCQFSNVNRSRFFVYTGSGKKYEYSESAEEVPGDIFSSDNTDLDSLETFGIEKRASSSSKICTLKVGEAQQVTPETGNTAEAIEVTDVEKQQKPFEHDFSTATDSDSSEMSLVIDTGSECGQSPRKRSKNASKNIKSHKKFPNDTSNTLTSIGTENQTDQQNKNKVPEPGFKVPIRTGKIGAPNTQASLLSDILQNQEKMMQSHRKPSPKKNTDSTTSKENPQEYTKPKKDENLTYRIWNLQANEKSIRLLVRSSVDTAIVTSSGEFRTFLMIPKTEYQPWFGGECLSTREMNEQWIDLHLRPECKLVRIRLDAYTGDFLMCEQKDAACLEAEISFQYGTHNKPANSLQTIWAVLSSLCDLNLSPGQFLLRHGFHDGMCIQVWESTGKESSSLDLHKIYNEIDPTANAVRGVSENWSALDPCAVFPIQRALNRPPLTFEPTEDLKKTQIKRKADGGKKKNTKKKKQGAAKDKF, from the exons ATGGAGGGGTTTTTGACTATTAATTG GGATAAGGCTGTTGATGAGTCAAGCAGCTTTTTCTCCAGAGATGTGTTTGACAACTGTTCAGCGGCATTCCACGCGATCCATAGAATCCCTCAGTCTCCATGGCCACACGATGAACAGGGATCGATGAAAAACAATTCACGAGGAGCAAGTGGTAAAACTTGGTCCCCTTGCCATTTGAAGCGAATAGCTGTGGAAAGTGTAGGAGGCCAaggaaaaacattaaaaattcaaCCACCAGCACCTTTCCCTCGAAAGTCAGTTTTGAATGTCTTTGAACAAAAAGATTACTTGTTTGCAATCATTAGAGTCATGAGATCATTCATGATTGCAATACCAGCTGATGCTGATGACTTCATTCGTATCAAG gaaatgcaaataaaactAAGAGACGAAATACAGGAGTTTCAAAAACTTGCACAAACCATTATGGAAAACAATCCATCAGCCTACCTTAGTTTGAATCCTGGGATTGCCAGATATGTAAATGAAATGTGGgag ACACAGTTAGCTAGTGTGCACTTGTATCCGTCTTTTTACAAACTGATAGGGAACATTATTCTTGTACCCAAAGAGAATATGATAACCCTGGATATGACACTGGAAAGAACTGTTTTGGAATTAGGCCGAATTCCATGTCAGATATTTCCCCCCTTAAATACGTTGATAAAAATACAGCGAAATTACAAGATAATAAACAATCGGTATCCTGCAAATGTACTCGAGAGTGAACAAA TGAGCAATGATGAAAATGCAGTCAAACTTGCCACTAAATACGGAGTGAAGATTGTCGTTAGTGCGAAGGCGCTGCGTTCTCTTGCGGGAAATGTCGGACCTCTTTTCCGACGTTCGTGGGATATTCCTTTCACCATCAAAGAAGTTAATTTCCATG GTGAAGTTAACAAAGTCATTTTTATTGATGAACCTCTTCCTCCGTCTGAGATGTCAGCCGTTGAAAAAAATGCACTTTTCAATAGAATGGCTATAAAATGTCAATTTAGTAATGTGAACCGCTCACGTTTCTTCGTCTACACGGGATCGGGCAAGAAATATGAATACTCAGAATCTGCTGAAGAAGTTCCTGGAGACATATTTAGTTCTGACAACACCGATCTAGACAGTCTTGAAACGTTTGGCATTGAAAAACGAGCATCCAGTTCGTCTAAGATTTGCACTCTTAAGGTTGGTGAAGCGCAACAAGTAACCCCAGAAACAGGAAACACTGCGGAGGCGATAGAAGTCACAGATGtggaaaaacagcaaaaaccCTTCGAACACGATTTTTCGACAGCCACCGACTCTGATTCTTCAGAGATGTCTCTGGTTATCGACACAGGTAGTGAATGTGGCCAGTCTCCACGGAAAAGGAGCAAAAATGCCAGTAAAAACATAAAGAGCCATAAAAAGTTTCCTAATGACACTTCAAACACATTAACAAGCATTGGTACAGAAAATCAAACTGAtcagcaaaataaaaataaggtCCCAGAACCTGGTTTTAAGGTTCCAATAAGAACCGGTAAAATCGGCGCTCCCAATACTCAAGCCAGTTTGCTTAGCGACATTCTTCAGAATCAGGAAAAAATGATGCAATCCCATCGCAAGCCATCACCGAAGAAGAACACAGATTCAACCACTTCTAAAGAGAATCCTCAGGAATACACTAAACCAAAGAAGGATGAGAATCTCACTTACAGAATATGGAACTTGCAGGCAAACGAAAAATCTATTCGACTTCTTGTACGCTCTTCAGTGGATACAGCTATT GTAACCTCCAGTGGCGAATTTAGAACATTCTTGATGATTCCCAAGACGGAATACCAACCATGGTTTGGGGGAGAATGCTTGTCCACACGTGAAATGAATGAACAATGGATCGATTTACATTTAAGACCCGAATGCAAACTCGTCCGTA TTCGGTTGGACGCGTACACTGGCGATTTTCTCATGTGTGAACAAAAAGACGCTGCCTGCCTTGAGGCCGAGATAAGTTTTCAGTATGGAACACATAACAAGCCAGCAAACTCTCTTCAAACTATATGGGCTGTCCTGTCTTCGTTATGTGACCTGAATTTGAGCCCAGGACAGTTTCTACTCCGGCACGGCTTTCACGACGGTATGTGTATCCAAGTGTGGGAATCGACTGGGAAGGAATCTTCGTCGCTAGATCTGCACAAAATTTACAATGAAATAGACCCGACTGCTAATGCAGTGCGAGGTGTAAGTGAAAATTGGTCAGCTCTTGATCCCTGCGCAGTATTTCCCATCCAACGAGCACTTAACCGACCACCACTTACGTTTGAACCGACTGAAG ATTTGAAGAAGacgcaaataaaaagaaaagctgatgggggcaaaaagaaaaacacaaaaaagaagaaacaaggaGCGGCCAAGGATAAATTCTAA